One window of the Hoplias malabaricus isolate fHopMal1 chromosome Y, fHopMal1.hap1, whole genome shotgun sequence genome contains the following:
- the LOC136677883 gene encoding uncharacterized protein: MNKLLIAMEKGKLKEIHGMNLDAIVIDPLDELDVSSDEDEQKEQTTCRSKDLSEHTTAGGQCSAQKRSKKSPAPASSPAPALSSQVPESSQALSSGPMDVTLHVDRTSESKGSACPKLTGAAPEDPEPLAAPEDPVPAATSAASVPVPAVSPAASVPVLAATSATSVPVPEKAANPAAPVPEMAATSATSVPVMAPTSAAPT, translated from the exons ATGAATAAGCTACTCATTGCCATGGAGAAAGGGAAATTGAAGGAAATCCATGGGATGAATTTGGATGCTATAGTGATAGACCCACTAG ATGAACTCGATGTGTCCAGTGATGAAGACGAGCAAAAAGAGCAGACAACTTGTAGAAGTAAAGATCTTTCAG AACACACTACTGCAGGGGGTCAGTGCAGTGCTCAAAAAAGGAGCAAAAAGAGTCCTGCTCCTGCTTCGAGTCCTGCTCCTGCTTTGAGTTCTCAGGTTCCCGAGTCTTCACAGGCTTTAAGTTCAGGCCCCATGGACGTAACACTG CATGTTGACCGGACCTCAGAGTCCAAAGGATCAGCGTGTCCAAAGCTCACAGGGGCTGCTCCAGAGGACCCAGAGCCcctggctgctccagaggatccTGTGCCGGCGGCGACCTCCgctgcttctgttcctgtgccgGCGGTGTCCCCTgctgcttctgttcctgtgctgGCGGCGACCTCCGCTACTTCTGttcctgtccccgagaaggcaGCCAACCCGGCTGCTCCTGTTCCAGAGATGGCGGCAACCTCCGCCACTTCAGTTCCAGTGATGGCGCCGACCTCAGCCGCTCCTACATAA